The following proteins come from a genomic window of Meleagris gallopavo isolate NT-WF06-2002-E0010 breed Aviagen turkey brand Nicholas breeding stock chromosome Z, Turkey_5.1, whole genome shotgun sequence:
- the PMAIP1 gene encoding phorbol-12-myristate-13-acetate-induced protein 1 has protein sequence RAREGLIHAFPFSFSFFFFTFFFLSPISLSGKDLVRIKSPSPCACSAERDAVAECALELRKIGDKADLQQKVLNLIAKLFCPKKPRPRC, from the coding sequence AGGGCGAGGGAAGGGTTGATAcatgcttttcccttttccttttcctttttcttctttaccttcttctttctttccccgATATCGTTATCTGGAAAAGACCTCGTTAGAATTAAATCCCCATCGCCCTGCGCGTGTTCTGCAGAGCGGGACGCGGTGGCTGAGTGCGCACTGGAGCTGCGCAAGATCGGCGACAAGGCGGACCTACAGCAGAAAGTCCTGAACCTCATCGCGAAACTTTTCTGCCCCAAGAAACCGCGCCCGCggtgctga